One genomic segment of Protaetiibacter intestinalis includes these proteins:
- a CDS encoding NAD(P)/FAD-dependent oxidoreductase, with product MRKILIVGGGYAGFYTAKKLQKHLRRGEAEVTIVDPLPYMTYQPFLPEVAAGSIEPRHAVVAHRRHLKKTKVITAKVTKVDHASKTAEITPAVGEPWTVDYDTIVVTAGAVSRTFPIPGVADQAIGLKTIEEAASIRDRLTDNFAKASNLPAGPERDRLLTVVVVGGGFAGIEVFGELRSFASSLVAAYDTIAFEDTHFHLIEAMGRIMPEVSLPTSHWVLRELDSRGAKVHLDTQLASAVDGRIELSTGESFESDLIVWTAGVMANPVVRGTDLPIEERGRLRAQADLRIVDENGVVVPDAWTAGDVAAVPDLSGGGVGGFCVPNAQHAVRQGKRLAKNLVAEIRGDAPAEYNHTNLGAVAGIGLYRGVYQYRKLAIKGFIAWIMHRGYHGFAMPMWERKARVFGNWIINFLFRRDLVGIPARDVPREAFETFASRPKA from the coding sequence GTGCGCAAGATCCTGATCGTCGGCGGCGGCTATGCCGGCTTCTACACCGCCAAGAAGCTGCAGAAGCACCTGCGGCGCGGCGAGGCGGAGGTCACGATCGTCGACCCGCTGCCCTACATGACCTACCAGCCGTTCCTGCCGGAGGTCGCGGCCGGCTCCATCGAGCCCCGTCACGCGGTGGTCGCGCACCGCCGCCACCTGAAGAAGACGAAGGTCATCACGGCCAAGGTCACCAAGGTCGACCACGCCTCGAAGACCGCCGAGATCACCCCCGCGGTCGGCGAGCCGTGGACGGTCGACTACGACACGATCGTGGTGACCGCCGGCGCCGTCTCACGCACCTTCCCCATCCCGGGCGTCGCCGACCAGGCCATCGGGCTCAAGACGATCGAGGAGGCCGCATCCATCCGCGACCGCCTCACCGACAACTTCGCGAAGGCCTCGAACCTGCCCGCCGGCCCCGAGCGCGACCGCCTGCTGACGGTCGTCGTGGTGGGCGGCGGCTTCGCCGGCATCGAGGTGTTCGGCGAGCTGCGCAGCTTCGCGAGCTCGCTCGTGGCCGCGTACGACACGATCGCGTTCGAGGACACCCACTTCCACCTCATCGAGGCGATGGGGCGGATCATGCCCGAGGTGTCGCTGCCCACGAGCCACTGGGTGCTGCGCGAGCTCGACAGCCGGGGCGCGAAGGTGCACCTCGACACGCAGCTCGCATCCGCCGTCGACGGCAGGATCGAGCTGTCGACGGGCGAGAGCTTCGAGTCCGACCTCATCGTGTGGACGGCCGGCGTCATGGCCAACCCCGTGGTGCGCGGCACCGACCTGCCGATCGAGGAGCGCGGGCGTCTGCGCGCCCAGGCCGACCTGCGCATCGTCGACGAGAACGGCGTGGTCGTTCCGGACGCCTGGACCGCGGGCGACGTCGCGGCGGTGCCCGACCTCTCGGGCGGCGGCGTCGGCGGCTTCTGCGTGCCGAACGCGCAGCACGCGGTGCGTCAGGGCAAGCGCCTCGCCAAGAACCTGGTGGCCGAGATCCGCGGTGACGCGCCGGCCGAGTACAACCACACGAACCTCGGTGCGGTGGCCGGCATCGGCCTCTACCGGGGCGTCTACCAGTACCGCAAGCTCGCCATCAAGGGCTTCATCGCGTGGATCATGCACCGCGGCTACCACGGTTTCGCGATGCCCATGTGGGAGCGCAAGGCGCGCGTGTTCGGCAACTGGATCATCAACTTCCTGTTCCGCCGCGACCTCGTCGGCATCCCGGCGCGCGACGTGCCGCGGGAGGCGTTCGAGACGTTCGCGTCGCGCCCCAAGGCGTAA
- a CDS encoding DUF1003 domain-containing protein — MNALDILRNTPAVTARPHHQADWHAREQQALTLGERAADRLRNGMGSWTFVGVFLCFMLVWAVFNTVAVFAHWDPYPFILLNLFLSMLAGLQGAILLIAAKRSDAVSAALAQHDFEVDQAARKDVQVLLELNRKQVEMLGELHERLCALERDAPSQG; from the coding sequence GTGAACGCACTCGACATCCTGCGGAACACCCCGGCCGTCACCGCGCGGCCGCACCACCAGGCCGACTGGCACGCGCGCGAGCAACAGGCGCTGACCCTCGGCGAGCGGGCGGCCGACCGCCTGCGCAACGGCATGGGCAGTTGGACCTTCGTGGGCGTGTTCCTCTGCTTCATGCTCGTCTGGGCCGTGTTCAACACGGTCGCGGTGTTCGCGCACTGGGACCCCTACCCGTTCATCCTGCTCAACCTGTTCCTGTCGATGCTCGCGGGCCTGCAGGGCGCGATCCTGCTGATCGCCGCGAAGCGCTCGGATGCCGTGTCGGCGGCGCTCGCGCAGCACGACTTCGAGGTGGATCAGGCGGCGCGGAAGGACGTGCAGGTGCTGCTCGAACTCAACCGCAAGCAGGTCGAGATGCTCGGCGAGCTGCACGAGCGGCTGTGCGCGCTCGAGCGGGACGCCCCGAGCCAGGGGTAG
- a CDS encoding MFS transporter has product MTHAAVSAGTPSGAPFAEPQRAVSGLWIAAFAAAWVGVWMAQLGPFRVALPLQVAGELGEGAAWTDSVVAFGVVSGVAGAFLILTFPIAGYLSDRTTSRFGRRRPWIAGGSALFAVGLVALGSVHGIALITVCWTVALVGFSAAASALTALINDQVPVRQRGWVAGWMSSPRAIGIILGAVLFTEVFATVTLGYLVLAATIVVLVVPVLVGVKDAPITAEQRPTTSLLAGLWISPKAHPDFAWTWVSGFLVNAGNALGTGLLLYYLAYELDFGDRARQAFLPLTLVYLLGVVLSALLCGWISDRIARRKVFVIWGALLQGLAALILVFTSDYTATFVAGAVLGLGYGAYLAVGQALATQVLPDARNRAKDLGIMNVAYQVPVAMAPLLGALIVASVGGFSGLFMLAGVVTAIGGAVIALVQHVK; this is encoded by the coding sequence ATGACGCATGCCGCCGTGTCCGCAGGAACCCCGAGCGGTGCGCCGTTCGCCGAACCCCAGCGGGCGGTGAGCGGGCTCTGGATCGCCGCCTTCGCCGCGGCGTGGGTGGGCGTCTGGATGGCGCAGCTCGGCCCGTTCCGCGTGGCGCTGCCGCTGCAGGTGGCGGGCGAGCTCGGCGAGGGGGCCGCGTGGACGGACTCGGTGGTCGCGTTCGGCGTCGTCTCGGGCGTCGCGGGTGCGTTCCTGATCCTCACCTTCCCGATCGCCGGGTACCTCTCCGACCGCACCACCTCGCGCTTCGGTCGCCGCCGGCCGTGGATCGCGGGCGGCTCGGCGCTCTTCGCGGTCGGGCTCGTCGCCCTCGGGTCGGTGCACGGCATCGCGCTCATCACGGTGTGCTGGACGGTGGCGCTCGTCGGCTTCAGCGCCGCCGCATCCGCCCTCACCGCGCTCATCAACGACCAGGTGCCGGTGCGGCAGCGCGGCTGGGTCGCCGGCTGGATGTCGTCGCCGCGCGCCATCGGCATCATCCTCGGGGCCGTGCTGTTCACCGAGGTGTTCGCGACCGTCACGCTCGGCTACCTCGTGCTCGCGGCGACCATCGTGGTGCTCGTGGTGCCGGTGCTCGTGGGGGTGAAGGATGCGCCGATCACGGCGGAGCAGCGGCCCACGACCTCGCTCCTCGCGGGCCTCTGGATCTCGCCGAAGGCGCACCCCGACTTCGCCTGGACCTGGGTGAGCGGTTTCCTCGTGAACGCCGGCAACGCGCTCGGCACGGGCCTGCTGCTGTACTACCTCGCCTACGAGCTCGACTTCGGCGACCGTGCGCGCCAGGCCTTCCTGCCGCTCACCCTCGTCTACCTGCTGGGCGTGGTGCTCTCGGCGCTGCTGTGCGGCTGGATCTCGGACCGCATCGCCCGCCGCAAGGTGTTCGTCATCTGGGGCGCCCTGCTGCAGGGCCTCGCCGCCCTCATCCTGGTGTTCACCTCCGACTACACGGCGACCTTCGTCGCGGGCGCGGTGCTCGGCCTCGGCTACGGCGCCTACCTGGCCGTCGGCCAGGCGCTCGCCACCCAGGTGCTGCCGGATGCCCGCAACCGCGCGAAGGACCTCGGCATCATGAACGTCGCCTACCAGGTGCCGGTCGCGATGGCGCCGCTCCTCGGGGCGCTCATCGTGGCATCCGTGGGCGGCTTCTCGGGCCTGTTCATGCTCGCCGGCGTCGTCACGGCGATCGGCGGCGCGGTGATCGCCCTCGTGCAGCACGTGAAGTAG
- a CDS encoding TetR/AcrR family transcriptional regulator → MPAAERRAALARAALAVVDRDGVHAATTRAIVAEASMPLSSFHYAVPSRDELLRDVVELVVSDESDAALAGLLADAVDVEDAIRRTLTAYLEHVRFAPGREQAMFELTQYALRTPELSDLPAEQYARYHGTAEQLLTAAETHLGIRWAVPVEHLARLIVTITDGVTLAWLADRDDASARHTIDLATAALVGFAEPRTPTARQETT, encoded by the coding sequence ATGCCCGCCGCCGAGCGCCGTGCCGCGCTCGCCCGCGCCGCGCTCGCCGTGGTCGACCGCGACGGCGTGCACGCCGCCACCACGCGCGCGATCGTCGCCGAGGCCTCCATGCCGCTCTCGAGCTTCCACTACGCGGTGCCGTCCCGCGACGAGCTGCTGCGCGACGTCGTCGAGCTCGTCGTCTCCGATGAGTCGGATGCCGCGCTCGCGGGCCTGCTCGCCGACGCGGTCGACGTCGAGGACGCCATCCGCCGCACCCTCACCGCCTACCTCGAGCACGTGCGTTTCGCCCCCGGGCGCGAGCAGGCCATGTTCGAGCTCACCCAGTACGCGCTGCGCACCCCCGAGCTCTCCGACCTGCCCGCCGAGCAGTACGCCCGGTACCACGGCACCGCCGAGCAACTGCTCACCGCCGCCGAGACCCACCTCGGCATCCGTTGGGCCGTGCCGGTCGAGCACCTCGCACGCCTCATCGTCACGATCACCGACGGCGTCACGCTCGCCTGGCTCGCCGACCGCGACGACGCCTCAGCCCGCCACACCATCGACCTCGCCACCGCAGCACTCGTCGGGTTCGCCGAACCCCGCACGCCGACCGCACGACAGGAGACGACATGA
- a CDS encoding MFS transporter produces MSTPDLTVKGPSAAFTEPQRAVTGGWIAAFAAAWLGVWMAQLGPFQVLLPVQVDAEIGQPQDWTDSVVAFGIISGIAGAAAIIAFPVTGFLSDRTTSRLGRRRPWVLGGAALFAASLVALGFVHGIVLIATFWALTIVGLCILSSALTALISDLVPVRQRGFVSGWMSAPQAVGIILGVLLITEVFVTVTLGYIAMAVGLAILVLPIVFFTKETPITKAERPQFTLGALLRGMWISPRKHPDFAWTLTSRVLVNSGNALGTGLLLYYLAFGLEIGIDKAEDALLPLIVVYLICVVLTALVVGYLSDRLARRKIFVIWGSLAQAVAAFVLVFVTSYEATFVAGALLGLGYGAFLAVDQALATQVLPDPHDRGKDLGIMNIAFQVPQALAPLLGAFVVDALGGFRGMFMIAALAAAMGALVVSLVRDVK; encoded by the coding sequence ATGAGCACTCCCGACCTCACCGTGAAGGGGCCCTCGGCTGCCTTCACCGAGCCGCAGCGCGCGGTCACCGGCGGCTGGATCGCCGCCTTCGCCGCCGCCTGGCTCGGCGTCTGGATGGCGCAGCTGGGCCCGTTCCAGGTGCTGCTGCCCGTGCAGGTCGACGCCGAGATCGGACAGCCGCAGGACTGGACCGACTCGGTCGTCGCCTTCGGCATCATCTCCGGCATCGCGGGGGCCGCGGCGATCATCGCCTTCCCCGTCACCGGCTTCCTCTCCGACCGCACCACCTCGCGCCTCGGCCGTCGTCGTCCGTGGGTGCTCGGCGGCGCCGCGCTCTTCGCGGCATCCCTCGTGGCGCTCGGCTTCGTGCACGGCATCGTGCTCATCGCCACCTTCTGGGCGCTCACGATCGTCGGGTTATGCATCCTGTCGTCCGCGCTCACCGCGCTCATCTCCGACCTCGTGCCCGTGCGCCAGCGCGGCTTCGTGTCGGGCTGGATGTCGGCGCCCCAGGCGGTCGGCATCATCCTCGGCGTGCTGCTCATCACCGAGGTCTTCGTCACCGTCACCCTCGGCTACATCGCGATGGCCGTGGGCCTCGCGATCCTCGTGCTGCCGATCGTGTTCTTCACCAAGGAGACCCCGATCACGAAGGCGGAGCGCCCCCAGTTCACCCTCGGCGCGCTGCTGCGCGGCATGTGGATCTCGCCGCGCAAGCACCCCGACTTCGCGTGGACGCTCACGAGCCGCGTGCTCGTCAACTCCGGCAACGCGCTCGGCACCGGCCTGCTGCTCTACTACCTGGCCTTCGGCCTGGAGATCGGCATCGACAAGGCCGAGGATGCGCTGCTGCCGCTCATCGTCGTCTACCTGATCTGCGTCGTGCTCACCGCGCTCGTCGTCGGCTACCTCTCCGACCGGCTCGCCCGCCGCAAGATCTTCGTCATCTGGGGCTCGCTGGCCCAGGCGGTCGCCGCCTTCGTGCTCGTGTTCGTCACGAGCTACGAGGCCACCTTCGTCGCCGGCGCGCTGCTCGGCCTCGGCTACGGCGCCTTCCTCGCCGTCGACCAGGCGCTCGCCACGCAGGTGCTGCCCGACCCGCACGACCGCGGCAAGGACCTCGGCATCATGAACATCGCCTTCCAGGTGCCGCAGGCCCTCGCGCCGCTGCTCGGCGCCTTCGTGGTCGACGCGCTCGGCGGATTCCGCGGCATGTTCATGATCGCGGCGCTCGCCGCCGCGATGGGCGCGCTCGTCGTCAGCCTCGTGCGCGACGTCAAGTAG
- a CDS encoding amino acid deaminase/aldolase: MTAVPLTLAPQNDRPWQKPAEWWPRLASATAGIEPPFGVVAVEALAANAHDMLQRAQGTPIRVASKSVRVRGVLDAVLALPGFRGILAYTLPEALWLAETHDDVVVGYPTADHLAIAKLASDEKLASRVTLMVDSFTQLDLIDAVAPPSQRATIRLCLELDASYRNPVLGHVGVRRSPIHEVAEAASVAAAIVKRPGFRLVGMMGYEAQVAGVGNQGLGNVAIRAMQKASSAELRERRGAAVAAVRKVAELEFVNGGGTGSLESTHDDPSVTEIAAGSGLFGPLLFDGYEHFQPAPAASFAMSVVRRPSADIATVLGGGWIASGPPGQDRLPRPVWPEGLKYLSREEAGEVQTPVQGDAARDLKVGDRVWFRHVKAGELSEHLNEFVLVEDGRIVDRMPTYRGEGKAFL; the protein is encoded by the coding sequence GTGACCGCAGTGCCTCTCACCCTCGCCCCCCAGAACGACCGGCCGTGGCAGAAGCCCGCGGAATGGTGGCCGCGCCTGGCGTCCGCCACGGCCGGGATCGAACCGCCGTTCGGCGTCGTCGCCGTCGAGGCGCTCGCCGCCAACGCGCACGACATGCTGCAGCGCGCGCAGGGCACGCCCATCCGCGTCGCCAGCAAGTCGGTGCGGGTGCGCGGCGTGCTGGATGCCGTGCTCGCCCTGCCCGGCTTCCGCGGCATCCTCGCCTACACCCTGCCCGAGGCGCTGTGGCTGGCCGAGACCCACGACGACGTCGTGGTCGGCTACCCGACGGCCGACCACCTGGCGATCGCGAAGCTCGCCTCCGACGAGAAGCTCGCCTCGCGCGTCACCCTCATGGTCGACTCGTTCACGCAGCTCGACCTCATCGACGCGGTCGCGCCGCCCTCGCAGCGCGCGACCATCCGACTGTGCCTCGAACTCGACGCCTCGTACCGCAACCCGGTGCTCGGCCACGTGGGCGTGCGGCGCTCGCCCATCCACGAGGTCGCCGAGGCCGCCTCGGTCGCGGCGGCGATCGTGAAGCGGCCCGGCTTCCGGCTCGTGGGCATGATGGGCTACGAGGCGCAGGTCGCCGGCGTCGGCAACCAGGGGCTCGGCAACGTCGCCATACGTGCGATGCAGAAGGCCTCGTCCGCCGAGCTGCGCGAGCGCCGGGGTGCGGCCGTCGCGGCCGTGCGCAAGGTGGCCGAGCTCGAGTTCGTCAACGGCGGCGGCACCGGCTCGCTCGAATCCACCCACGACGACCCCTCGGTCACCGAGATCGCCGCGGGCTCGGGCCTCTTCGGCCCGCTGCTCTTCGACGGCTACGAGCACTTCCAGCCCGCGCCCGCCGCCTCGTTCGCGATGAGCGTCGTGCGGCGGCCCTCCGCCGACATCGCGACGGTGCTCGGCGGCGGCTGGATCGCCTCCGGCCCTCCCGGACAGGACCGCCTGCCGCGGCCGGTCTGGCCCGAGGGGCTCAAGTACCTCTCCCGCGAGGAGGCGGGCGAGGTGCAGACCCCCGTGCAGGGCGACGCCGCGCGCGACCTCAAGGTCGGCGACCGCGTCTGGTTCCGCCACGTGAAGGCGGGGGAGCTCTCGGAGCACCTGAACGAGTTCGTGCTGGTGGAGGACGGTCGCATCGTCGACCGGATGCCCACCTACCGTGGAGAAGGGAAGGCGTTCCTGTGA
- a CDS encoding D-arabinono-1,4-lactone oxidase, with product MTATVPGHTAEARLRSSAPWRNWGRTEASRPAFRASPASVDEVQAVVRAARERGLPLKVVGAGHSFTAIAATDGILVDLDQLQGVRGVDRETGRVTLAAGTRLHQLPELLAPYGLALQNMGDIDRQSIAGATSTGTHGTGLRFGGLATTITGALLVTGDGSLLRVTEDENAELLPAVRLGLGALGVLVELEIQCVPAYLLHAVEHPEDFEVIDEFRDRVEAADHFELYWWPHTDRVMTKTNTRLPVESGRKPVGPVANWVEERLMSNGALAVMCNVGRVAPAATPAINRLATKVYGDREYTDHSYEVFTAPRNVRFREMEYALPLDEVPAALHELRAMIDASGWRIGFPVEVRAAAADENWMSTAHGRESGYIAVHRYVKDDPTEYFRAAQEIFLAHGGRPHWGKMHTLDHEVFAERYPRFGDFLAVRNRLDPDRVFQNPYLERVLGR from the coding sequence GTGACGGCGACGGTACCCGGACACACCGCCGAGGCGCGCCTGCGCTCGTCGGCGCCGTGGCGCAACTGGGGGCGCACCGAGGCCTCGCGGCCCGCGTTCCGCGCCTCGCCCGCGAGCGTCGACGAGGTGCAGGCGGTCGTGCGCGCGGCGCGCGAGCGCGGCCTGCCGCTCAAGGTCGTCGGGGCGGGGCACAGCTTCACCGCGATCGCGGCGACCGACGGCATCCTCGTCGACCTCGACCAGCTGCAGGGCGTGCGCGGCGTCGACCGCGAGACGGGGCGTGTCACCCTCGCGGCCGGCACGCGCCTGCACCAGCTGCCCGAGCTGCTCGCACCGTACGGCCTCGCGCTGCAGAACATGGGCGACATCGACCGCCAGTCGATCGCCGGCGCCACCTCGACCGGCACCCACGGCACGGGTCTGCGCTTCGGCGGCCTCGCGACGACCATCACGGGCGCTCTGCTCGTGACCGGCGACGGATCGCTGCTGCGCGTCACCGAGGACGAGAACGCCGAGCTGCTGCCCGCCGTGCGCCTCGGCCTCGGCGCCCTCGGCGTGCTCGTCGAGCTCGAGATCCAGTGCGTGCCCGCCTACCTGCTGCACGCGGTCGAGCACCCGGAGGACTTCGAGGTGATCGACGAGTTCCGCGACCGCGTCGAGGCGGCCGACCACTTCGAGCTGTACTGGTGGCCGCACACCGACCGCGTCATGACGAAGACCAACACCCGCCTCCCCGTGGAGTCCGGTCGCAAGCCCGTGGGGCCCGTCGCGAACTGGGTCGAGGAGCGGCTCATGTCGAACGGCGCCCTCGCGGTCATGTGCAACGTCGGCCGCGTCGCCCCCGCCGCGACGCCCGCCATCAACCGCCTCGCCACGAAGGTGTACGGCGACCGCGAGTACACCGACCACTCCTACGAGGTGTTCACCGCCCCGCGCAACGTGCGCTTCCGCGAGATGGAGTACGCGCTGCCGCTCGACGAGGTGCCGGCGGCGCTGCACGAGCTGCGGGCGATGATCGACGCATCCGGATGGCGCATCGGCTTCCCCGTGGAGGTGCGGGCCGCGGCGGCGGACGAGAACTGGATGTCGACCGCGCACGGACGCGAGTCGGGCTACATCGCCGTGCACCGCTACGTGAAGGACGACCCGACCGAGTACTTCCGGGCCGCGCAGGAGATCTTCCTGGCGCACGGCGGACGCCCGCACTGGGGCAAGATGCACACCCTCGACCACGAGGTCTTCGCCGAGCGCTACCCGAGGTTCGGCGACTTCCTCGCGGTGCGCAACCGCCTCGACCCCGACCGCGTGTTCCAGAACCCGTACCTGGAGCGCGTCCTCGGTCGCTAG
- a CDS encoding ABC transporter permease — MTPRLTLATAGRVLTQVRHDPRTIGMLLVVPALLIGLLAWIFDDTPVFAQVGPAMLGVFPFIVMFLITSITTLRERRSGTLERLLVMPLGKGDFIGGYAIAFGLLATLQAVVAAAWAVWVCGLEVEGEVWLLGAVAIANGLVGTMLGLLASAFATTEFQVVQFMPVIVAPQILLGGILLPRENMPDVLQAVSDWLPLSYSIDALNLVSTDADATGDVLADLLVVGAFALGALVLAALTLRRRTP, encoded by the coding sequence ATGACCCCGCGCCTCACGCTCGCCACGGCGGGCCGGGTGCTCACCCAGGTGCGTCACGACCCGCGCACGATCGGGATGCTGCTCGTCGTGCCGGCGCTGCTCATCGGCCTGCTCGCCTGGATCTTCGACGACACCCCCGTGTTCGCCCAGGTCGGGCCGGCCATGCTGGGGGTGTTCCCGTTCATCGTCATGTTCCTCATCACGAGCATCACCACCCTGCGCGAACGACGCAGCGGCACCCTCGAGCGGCTGCTCGTGATGCCGCTCGGCAAGGGCGACTTCATCGGCGGCTACGCGATCGCGTTCGGCCTGCTCGCGACCCTGCAGGCCGTCGTCGCGGCGGCGTGGGCCGTGTGGGTGTGCGGACTCGAGGTCGAGGGCGAGGTGTGGCTGCTCGGCGCGGTCGCCATCGCGAACGGCCTCGTCGGCACGATGCTCGGCCTGCTCGCGAGCGCCTTCGCGACCACCGAGTTCCAGGTGGTGCAGTTCATGCCCGTGATCGTGGCGCCGCAGATCCTGCTCGGCGGCATCCTGCTGCCGCGCGAGAACATGCCGGACGTGCTGCAGGCGGTCTCCGACTGGCTGCCGCTGTCGTACTCGATCGACGCGCTGAACCTCGTGTCGACGGATGCGGATGCCACGGGCGATGTGCTCGCCGACCTGCTTGTGGTGGGCGCCTTCGCGCTCGGCGCGCTCGTGCTCGCGGCCCTCACCCTGCGCCGCCGCACGCCGTGA